A stretch of Crossiella cryophila DNA encodes these proteins:
- the rnc gene encoding ribonuclease III, translating to MGSKGSRGQPSDRSLLLKALGVDLDAELFTLSLTHRSYAYENGGLPPNERLEFLGDAVLGLVITDHLYRTHPDLPEGQLAKLRASVVNMHALAGVARELGPGGLGAHLLLGKGEELTGGRDKASILADGLEAVIGAVYLQHGVEPARDLVHRLFDRPLAEAPLRGAGLDWKTSLQELTAAAALGVPEYRVDESGPDHRKEFVATVLVGGRGLGNGDGRTKKEAEQKAAEAAWRTLSEQVRVAAEEKAAAAESAGKAEGNGKAGG from the coding sequence ATGGGAAGCAAGGGATCCCGAGGCCAGCCAAGTGACCGCAGCCTGCTGCTGAAGGCGCTCGGCGTCGATCTCGACGCCGAGCTGTTCACCCTCTCGCTGACCCACCGCTCGTACGCGTACGAGAACGGCGGGTTGCCCCCCAACGAACGGCTTGAGTTCCTGGGGGACGCGGTGCTCGGACTGGTGATCACTGATCACCTGTACCGCACCCACCCGGATCTGCCGGAGGGCCAGCTCGCGAAGCTCCGGGCCAGCGTGGTGAACATGCACGCGCTGGCCGGGGTGGCTCGTGAGCTGGGCCCCGGCGGGCTGGGTGCGCACCTGCTGCTGGGCAAGGGCGAGGAACTCACCGGCGGCCGGGACAAGGCGAGCATCTTGGCCGATGGGCTGGAAGCCGTGATCGGCGCGGTCTACCTGCAACACGGGGTGGAACCCGCGCGGGACCTGGTGCACCGGTTGTTCGACCGTCCACTGGCCGAGGCCCCGCTGCGGGGCGCCGGTCTGGACTGGAAGACCAGCCTCCAGGAACTGACCGCGGCGGCCGCGCTCGGCGTGCCCGAGTACCGGGTGGACGAGTCAGGGCCGGACCACCGCAAGGAGTTCGTGGCCACCGTGCTCGTTGGCGGGCGCGGACTGGGCAACGGCGACGGCCGGACCAAGAAGGAAGCCGAGCAGAAGGCCGCCGAGGCGGCCTGGCGCACGCTCTCCGAACAGGTTCGGGTGGCCGCCGAGGAGAAGGCGGCCGCCGCCGAGTCCGCAGGCAAGGCGGAGGGCAACGGCAAGGCCGGGGGCTAG
- the rpmF gene encoding 50S ribosomal protein L32, protein MAAPKRRMSRSNTRSRRAQWKATAPTLVACENRACRKPKLPHTACPTCGQYDGRQVARPA, encoded by the coding sequence GTGGCCGCTCCGAAGCGCCGTATGTCGCGGTCCAACACGCGTTCGCGGCGGGCCCAGTGGAAGGCCACCGCGCCGACGCTGGTCGCCTGCGAGAACCGTGCGTGCCGCAAGCCGAAGCTCCCGCACACCGCATGCCCCACCTGTGGCCAGTACGACGGCCGCCAGGTCGCCCGGCCGGCCTGA
- a CDS encoding YceD family protein has product MSKHHSAELRRTPSGPWVIDTRDLGRRAGLSRRYHRTVTTEGDFGLDLIRLAPGEEVEVDILAEAVVEGVLITGSVAGPTTAECSRCLDAFTGEVEIRVTELFAYPNSATDESTDEDEVSRVVDDLIDLEPAVRDSLLTALPSSPLCAPDCKGLCPECGGKWADLGPNHTHETMDPRWAALQKRFGGTEEEN; this is encoded by the coding sequence ATGTCCAAGCACCACTCAGCCGAACTTCGGCGCACCCCGTCCGGGCCCTGGGTCATCGACACCAGGGACCTTGGCCGTCGCGCCGGCCTCAGCCGCAGGTACCACCGCACGGTGACCACCGAGGGCGATTTCGGCCTGGACCTGATCCGGTTGGCCCCTGGCGAGGAAGTCGAGGTCGACATCCTGGCCGAGGCGGTCGTGGAGGGTGTGCTGATCACCGGGAGCGTGGCCGGTCCGACCACGGCCGAATGCTCCCGCTGCCTCGACGCGTTCACCGGCGAGGTCGAGATCAGGGTCACCGAGCTGTTCGCCTACCCGAACAGCGCCACGGACGAGAGCACGGACGAAGACGAGGTCAGCCGGGTCGTCGACGACCTGATCGACCTCGAACCGGCGGTGCGCGACAGCCTGTTGACCGCGCTGCCGTCCTCGCCGCTGTGCGCGCCGGACTGCAAGGGATTGTGTCCGGAGTGCGGCGGCAAGTGGGCCGATCTCGGCCCGAACCACACGCATGAGACGATGGATCCTCGCTGGGCCGCGCTACAGAAGCGGTTCGGCGGGACCGAGGAGGAGAACTAG
- a CDS encoding SPFH domain-containing protein codes for MYRVFEALDELVTIVEEARGVPMTSGCVVPRGDVLELLDDVRDAIPAELDDAQDVLDHRDEVLTKARTESEQSVGSARAEAEQTVSQARAEAEHMLAEARARAERMVSEAQAEAERTVTAGRREYEDLVGRSQDEADRMIQAGRTSYERAVEEGRAEQARQIEQTEVVRAAHAEASRLVDSANGESDRLRSECDAYVDSKLADFEELLGRTLRTVTKGRQQLRGPIGGPAPVPFDYQDGYREEEVGGRTRR; via the coding sequence GTGTACCGGGTGTTCGAGGCGCTCGACGAGCTGGTCACCATCGTCGAGGAGGCACGGGGAGTCCCGATGACCTCCGGTTGCGTGGTGCCGCGCGGCGACGTCCTTGAGCTGTTGGACGACGTGCGCGACGCCATTCCGGCGGAACTGGACGACGCGCAGGACGTGCTGGACCACCGGGACGAGGTGCTGACCAAGGCCCGTACCGAGTCCGAGCAGTCCGTCGGCTCCGCGCGGGCCGAGGCGGAACAGACCGTGTCGCAGGCGCGGGCCGAGGCCGAGCACATGCTCGCCGAGGCCCGCGCCCGCGCGGAGCGGATGGTCTCCGAGGCCCAGGCCGAGGCCGAGCGCACCGTCACCGCTGGCCGCCGCGAGTACGAGGACCTGGTCGGCCGCTCCCAGGACGAGGCCGACCGGATGATCCAGGCCGGGCGCACCAGCTACGAGCGGGCCGTGGAAGAGGGCCGCGCCGAGCAGGCCCGCCAGATCGAGCAGACCGAGGTGGTGCGGGCCGCGCACGCCGAGGCCTCCCGCCTGGTCGACAGCGCCAACGGCGAGTCCGACCGGCTGCGCAGCGAGTGCGACGCCTACGTGGACAGCAAGCTGGCCGATTTCGAGGAGCTGCTCGGGCGCACCCTGCGCACCGTGACCAAGGGCCGCCAGCAGCTGCGCGGGCCCATCGGCGGGCCGGCCCCGGTGCCATTCGACTACCAGGACGGCTACCGTGAGGAGGAGGTCGGCGGCCGCACGCGCCGCTGA
- a CDS encoding ribonuclease domain-containing protein yields MSQITSRAVKTLLAALITLASLLVPVAGSAVADTLSVSAACGDTSGFRRSNLSTLPAQARDTVNLIKKGGPYPYPQDNTVFQNRERLLPLCSGGYYREYTVKTPGVSHRGARRIVKGNANEFFYTADHYRSFVLVNINA; encoded by the coding sequence ATGAGCCAGATCACATCTCGTGCAGTGAAAACCCTGCTCGCCGCCCTGATCACGCTGGCCTCCCTGCTCGTGCCCGTCGCGGGTTCCGCCGTCGCCGACACGCTGTCGGTGAGCGCGGCCTGCGGGGACACCTCCGGGTTCCGGCGGTCCAACCTGTCCACCCTGCCCGCACAGGCCAGGGACACGGTGAACCTGATCAAGAAGGGTGGGCCCTACCCCTACCCGCAGGACAACACCGTCTTCCAGAACCGGGAGCGGCTGCTGCCGCTGTGCTCGGGCGGGTACTACCGCGAGTACACCGTGAAGACCCCCGGCGTCAGCCACCGCGGCGCCCGCCGGATCGTCAAGGGCAACGCCAACGAGTTCTTCTACACCGCCGATCACTACCGCTCGTTCGTGCTGGTCAACATCAACGCCTAG
- a CDS encoding GNAT family N-acetyltransferase, whose translation MTSGVQPEFRRAVQADVAAIVAMLADDKLGAGRERPGDPAYLNAFKAIDEDPHQLLLVAEADGEVVGTLQLTFIPGLSRLGMSRALIEAVRVNKHQRGGGLGQRMVEFAIAEARRRGCGLVQLTTDASREHAQRFYERLGFVGSHIGMKLALD comes from the coding sequence ATGACTTCTGGGGTACAGCCGGAGTTCCGGCGGGCGGTGCAGGCCGACGTGGCCGCCATCGTGGCCATGCTGGCCGATGACAAGCTGGGCGCCGGCCGGGAACGGCCGGGCGATCCGGCCTACCTGAACGCGTTCAAGGCGATCGATGAGGACCCGCACCAGCTGCTGCTGGTCGCCGAGGCCGACGGCGAGGTGGTGGGCACCTTGCAGCTCACCTTCATCCCCGGGCTGTCCAGGCTGGGCATGAGCCGGGCGCTGATCGAGGCGGTCCGGGTGAACAAGCACCAGCGCGGCGGCGGCCTTGGCCAGCGGATGGTGGAGTTCGCCATCGCCGAGGCCCGGCGGCGTGGCTGCGGTCTGGTCCAGCTGACCACCGACGCCAGTCGCGAGCACGCGCAGCGCTTCTACGAGCGGCTCGGGTTCGTCGGCAGCCACATCGGGATGAAGCTGGCGCTGGACTAG
- the coaD gene encoding pantetheine-phosphate adenylyltransferase, with amino-acid sequence MRRAVCPGSYDPATNGHLDIIERAAGQFDEVTVAVMINKSKRGLFTVEERMDMLTEATAHLTNVRIDIFHGLLVDYCRTHDIRAIVKGLRAVSDFDYELQMAQMNHQLSGVDTLFVSTNPLYSFLSSSLVKEVATYGGDVSHLLPPLVNEALTKRLAERRAEKDLD; translated from the coding sequence ATGAGGCGTGCCGTGTGCCCCGGCTCCTATGACCCGGCCACCAACGGACATCTGGACATCATCGAGCGGGCCGCCGGCCAGTTCGACGAGGTCACCGTCGCGGTCATGATCAATAAGAGCAAGCGCGGGCTGTTCACCGTCGAAGAGCGGATGGACATGCTCACCGAGGCGACCGCGCACCTGACCAACGTGCGGATCGACATCTTCCACGGCCTGCTCGTGGACTACTGCCGCACCCATGACATCCGGGCGATCGTCAAGGGCCTGCGCGCGGTCAGCGACTTCGACTACGAGCTGCAGATGGCCCAGATGAACCACCAGCTCTCCGGCGTGGACACGCTGTTCGTCTCCACGAACCCGCTCTACAGCTTCCTGTCCAGCTCGCTGGTCAAGGAGGTCGCCACCTACGGCGGCGACGTCTCCCACCTGCTCCCGCCGCTGGTCAACGAGGCGCTCACCAAGCGCCTGGCCGAGCGGCGGGCGGAGAAGGACCTGGACTAG
- a CDS encoding RNA polymerase sigma factor: MAAAETATQRSSVAKASKSASAQAADAEETTTPGTARKSAAKPAAAKKPAAKKPAAGAKAPAKKTAAKPGPAAKGAKGTGKPGEGEEPGDLEEMPGDEELVDEADLVVVDEPVEEEPAEEEPQKSGDFVWDEEESEALRQARKDAELTASADSVRAYLKQIGKVALLNAEEEVELAKRIEAGLYAVERLRKAEEEEEKLAAQMRRDLRWIVRDGEKAKNHLLGANLRLVVSLAKRYTGRGMAFLDLIQEGNLGLIRAVEKFDYTKGFKFSTYATWWIRQAITRAMADQARTIRIPVHMVEVINKLGRIQRELLQDLGREPTPEELAKEMDITPEKVLEIQQYAREPISLDQTIGDEGDSQLGDFIEDSEAVVAVDAVSFTLLQDQLQSVLATLSEREAGVVRLRFGLTDGQPRTLDEIGQVYGVTRERIRQIESKTMSKLRHPSRSQVLRDYLD; encoded by the coding sequence GTGGCAGCCGCAGAAACCGCAACTCAACGCTCCAGCGTCGCCAAGGCGAGCAAGTCCGCTTCAGCCCAGGCTGCTGACGCCGAGGAGACTACCACGCCGGGCACGGCGCGGAAGAGCGCTGCGAAGCCGGCCGCGGCCAAGAAGCCAGCGGCCAAGAAGCCAGCAGCCGGGGCTAAGGCTCCGGCGAAGAAGACCGCGGCCAAGCCCGGTCCGGCAGCCAAGGGCGCCAAGGGCACCGGCAAGCCCGGTGAGGGCGAGGAGCCTGGCGACCTCGAGGAGATGCCCGGCGACGAGGAGTTGGTGGACGAGGCCGATCTCGTCGTCGTCGACGAGCCGGTCGAGGAAGAGCCCGCCGAGGAGGAGCCGCAGAAGTCCGGCGACTTCGTCTGGGACGAGGAGGAGTCCGAGGCGCTGCGGCAGGCCCGCAAGGACGCCGAACTCACCGCCTCCGCCGACTCCGTCCGCGCCTACCTCAAGCAGATCGGCAAGGTCGCGCTGCTCAACGCGGAGGAGGAGGTCGAACTCGCCAAGCGGATCGAGGCCGGTCTCTACGCGGTGGAGCGGCTGCGCAAGGCCGAGGAGGAAGAGGAGAAGCTCGCCGCCCAGATGCGGCGCGATCTCCGCTGGATCGTCCGGGACGGCGAGAAGGCCAAGAACCACCTGCTCGGCGCGAACCTCCGCCTGGTCGTCTCGCTGGCCAAGCGCTACACCGGCCGCGGCATGGCCTTCCTGGACCTGATCCAGGAGGGCAACCTGGGCCTGATCCGCGCGGTGGAGAAGTTCGACTACACCAAGGGCTTCAAGTTCTCCACCTACGCCACGTGGTGGATCCGGCAGGCCATCACCAGGGCCATGGCCGACCAGGCCCGCACCATCCGCATCCCGGTGCACATGGTGGAAGTGATCAACAAGCTCGGCCGCATACAGCGTGAGCTGCTCCAGGACCTGGGTCGCGAGCCCACCCCCGAAGAGCTCGCGAAGGAAATGGACATCACGCCAGAGAAGGTCCTGGAGATCCAGCAGTACGCGCGAGAGCCGATCTCGCTGGATCAGACCATCGGCGACGAGGGTGATTCGCAGCTCGGTGACTTCATCGAGGACTCCGAGGCCGTGGTGGCCGTGGACGCGGTCTCCTTCACGCTGCTGCAGGACCAGCTCCAGTCGGTGCTGGCCACGCTGTCCGAGCGCGAGGCGGGCGTGGTCCGGCTGCGCTTCGGGCTCACCGACGGCCAGCCGCGCACCCTGGACGAGATCGGCCAGGTCTACGGCGTGACCAGGGAACGGATCCGCCAGATCGAGTCCAAGACGATGTCCAAGCTGCGGCACCCGTCGCGTTCCCAGGTGCTGCGCGACTACCTCGACTAG
- the rsmD gene encoding 16S rRNA (guanine(966)-N(2))-methyltransferase RsmD has product MTRIVAGVAGGRRLAVPPKGTRPTSERVREALFSALEAALDLDGARVLDLYAGSGALGLEALSRGAGHALFVESDRRAADVLRANVAAVGLGGAEVRATAVGSALALPASAPYDVVFADPPYAVDGAALTAALAALVANGWVTNGALVLVERAARDGGVDWPEPLVGLRTRKYGDTAVHWAEWA; this is encoded by the coding sequence GTGACGCGGATTGTGGCTGGGGTGGCGGGTGGGCGGCGGCTGGCCGTGCCGCCCAAGGGGACGCGGCCGACCTCCGAGCGGGTGCGGGAGGCGTTGTTCAGTGCGCTGGAGGCGGCGCTGGACCTGGACGGGGCGCGGGTGCTCGACCTCTACGCGGGGTCGGGGGCGCTCGGGCTGGAGGCGCTTTCCCGGGGGGCGGGGCACGCGTTGTTCGTGGAGTCCGATCGGCGGGCCGCGGACGTGCTGCGGGCCAACGTCGCCGCCGTCGGGCTGGGTGGCGCCGAGGTCAGGGCCACCGCGGTCGGCTCCGCGCTGGCTCTGCCCGCGAGCGCGCCCTACGACGTGGTCTTCGCCGACCCGCCCTACGCCGTGGACGGGGCCGCGCTGACCGCGGCGCTGGCGGCGCTGGTGGCTAACGGATGGGTCACGAACGGGGCGCTGGTGCTGGTCGAGCGGGCGGCTCGGGACGGCGGCGTGGACTGGCCGGAGCCGCTGGTGGGGCTGCGCACGCGCAAGTACGGCGACACCGCCGTGCACTGGGCGGAGTGGGCCTGA
- a CDS encoding helix-turn-helix domain-containing transcriptional regulator gives MSRQFWADLAEDLKDPEFLREYVTESVRIATVDAIINTVDEALRRERLSKADLARAIGTQPATVRRLLSARNVNPTLGTVAEVAAVLGLRLTLEPIPESDREIITDPLRTGEATDARRAAQRLTEMRTCRAQQDAVCC, from the coding sequence ATGAGTAGACAGTTCTGGGCGGATCTGGCTGAGGACCTGAAGGATCCGGAGTTCCTGCGCGAATACGTCACCGAGTCCGTGCGGATCGCCACCGTCGACGCGATCATCAACACGGTCGACGAGGCCCTGCGCCGGGAACGCCTGTCCAAGGCGGACCTCGCCAGGGCGATCGGCACGCAACCCGCGACGGTGCGACGGCTGCTGTCGGCCCGCAACGTCAACCCCACGCTGGGCACGGTCGCCGAGGTGGCGGCCGTACTCGGCCTACGCCTGACGCTGGAACCCATCCCGGAGTCGGATCGGGAGATCATCACCGACCCGCTGCGCACCGGCGAGGCCACGGACGCGCGGCGGGCGGCGCAACGGCTGACCGAGATGCGCACCTGCCGCGCCCAGCAGGACGCGGTCTGCTGCTGA
- a CDS encoding pyruvate carboxylase — protein sequence MFRKVLVANRGEIAIRAFRAAYELGAGTVAVFPHEDRNSLHRLKADEAYEIGDPGHPVRAYLSVEEVIKAARKAGADAIYPGYGFLSENPDLSHACREAGITFVGPTPEVLQLTGNKARAIAAAKAAGLPVLGSSAPSADVEELLAAAEGVGFPVFVKAVAGGGGRGMRRVERPEGLREALEAAMREAESAFGDATVFLEQAVVEPRHIEVQILADAAGNVIHLYERDCSVQRRHQKVIEIAPAPNLDPELRARICADAVAFARQIGYVNAGTVEFLLDRQGKHVFIEMNPRIQVEHTVTEEVTDVDLVQAQIRIASGETLADLGLTQESIVLHGAALQCRITTEDPANGFRPDTGRITAYRSPGGSGVRLDGGTTFAGTAISAHFDSMLVKLTCRGRNFAIAVAKSRRAVAEFRIRGVSTNIPFLQAVLDDVDFQEGRVTTSFIEQRPHLLTARHSADRGTRLLTYLADVTVNKPNGVRPSTVDPAQKLPFADLNATPAAGTRQKLIELGPRGFAGWLRSNAAVGVTDTTFRDAHQSLLATRVRSKDLLAVAPHVARLTPELFSLECWGGATYDVALRFLAEDPWERLAALREAVPNICLQMLLRGRNTVGYTPYPEAVTQAFVEEATATGIDIFRIFDALNDVEQMIPAIRAVQDTGTAIAEVALCYTADLSDPNEKLYTLDYYLRLAEQMVTAGAHILCVKDMAGLLRPPAAATLVSALRKEFDLPVHLHTHDTPGGQLATYTAAIAAGVDAVDGAAASMAGTTSQPALSAIVAATDHTERETGLDLRAVCDLEPYWEAVRRIYTPFESGLPSPTGRVYSHEIPGGQLSNLRQQAIALGLGEKFEQIEATYAAADRMLGRLVKVTPSSKVVGDLALHLVGAGVAPEEFEEEPGRFDIPDSVIGFLSGELGDPPGGWPEPFRTKALAGRKEPRRVAELTDDDRRGLETDRRQTLNRLLFPAPAKEFTTHREAYGNTSVLRSKDFFYGLRPGEEYSVDLEPGVRLLIGLEAIGEADDRGMRTVMATLNGQLRPIAVRDRSVAADVPQAEKADRGNADHVPAPFAGVVTLTVGEGDEVESGQTVATIEAMKMEAAITSPKAGTVKRLAIGKVQQVEGGDLLIELG from the coding sequence ATGTTCCGGAAGGTCCTTGTCGCCAACCGCGGCGAGATCGCTATCCGCGCGTTCCGCGCGGCATACGAACTCGGCGCTGGCACTGTGGCCGTGTTCCCCCATGAGGACCGCAACTCCCTGCACCGGTTGAAGGCCGACGAGGCCTACGAGATCGGTGATCCGGGGCACCCGGTGCGGGCATACCTGTCCGTGGAAGAGGTGATCAAGGCCGCGCGCAAGGCGGGCGCGGACGCGATCTACCCCGGCTACGGCTTCCTCTCGGAGAACCCCGACCTGTCGCACGCCTGCCGGGAAGCCGGGATCACCTTCGTGGGGCCGACCCCCGAGGTGCTCCAGCTCACCGGCAACAAGGCCCGCGCGATCGCCGCGGCCAAGGCGGCCGGCCTGCCGGTGCTCGGCTCGTCCGCGCCATCGGCCGACGTCGAGGAGCTGCTGGCCGCGGCAGAGGGGGTCGGGTTCCCGGTCTTCGTCAAGGCCGTCGCCGGTGGCGGCGGACGCGGTATGCGCCGGGTCGAACGGCCGGAGGGGCTGCGCGAGGCCCTGGAGGCGGCGATGCGGGAGGCCGAATCGGCCTTCGGCGACGCCACCGTGTTCCTGGAGCAGGCCGTGGTCGAACCACGGCACATCGAGGTGCAGATCCTCGCCGACGCCGCCGGCAACGTGATCCACCTCTACGAGCGCGACTGCTCGGTGCAGCGGCGGCACCAGAAGGTCATCGAGATCGCCCCCGCGCCCAACCTTGACCCCGAGCTGCGGGCCAGGATCTGCGCGGACGCGGTCGCCTTCGCCCGCCAGATCGGCTACGTCAACGCCGGCACGGTCGAGTTCCTGCTGGACCGGCAGGGCAAGCACGTCTTCATCGAGATGAACCCGCGCATCCAGGTCGAGCACACGGTGACCGAGGAGGTCACCGACGTCGACCTGGTGCAGGCCCAGATCCGGATCGCCTCCGGGGAGACCCTGGCCGACCTCGGTCTGACCCAGGAGTCGATCGTCCTGCACGGCGCGGCGCTGCAGTGCCGGATCACCACCGAGGACCCGGCCAACGGCTTCCGCCCGGACACCGGCCGGATCACCGCCTACCGCTCGCCCGGCGGCTCCGGCGTGCGCCTGGACGGCGGCACCACCTTCGCCGGCACCGCGATCTCGGCGCACTTCGACTCGATGCTGGTCAAGCTGACCTGTCGCGGGCGCAACTTCGCCATCGCGGTGGCGAAGTCCCGGCGCGCGGTGGCCGAGTTCCGCATCCGCGGTGTGTCCACCAACATCCCGTTCCTGCAGGCGGTGCTCGACGACGTCGACTTCCAGGAAGGCAGGGTCACCACCTCCTTCATCGAGCAGCGCCCGCACCTGCTGACCGCCCGGCACTCCGCCGACCGCGGCACCCGGCTGCTCACCTACCTCGCCGACGTCACCGTCAACAAGCCCAACGGCGTCCGGCCGAGCACGGTGGACCCGGCGCAGAAGCTGCCCTTCGCCGACCTCAACGCCACCCCGGCCGCTGGCACCCGGCAGAAGTTGATCGAACTGGGACCACGCGGGTTCGCCGGCTGGCTGCGCAGCAACGCCGCGGTCGGCGTCACCGACACCACCTTCCGGGACGCGCACCAGTCCCTGCTGGCCACCCGGGTCCGCTCCAAGGACCTGCTGGCGGTGGCCCCGCACGTGGCCCGGCTGACCCCGGAGCTGTTCTCGCTGGAGTGCTGGGGTGGCGCGACCTATGACGTGGCGCTGCGCTTCCTGGCCGAGGACCCGTGGGAGCGGCTGGCCGCGCTGCGCGAGGCGGTGCCCAACATCTGCCTGCAGATGCTGCTGCGCGGGCGCAACACGGTCGGCTACACGCCGTACCCGGAGGCGGTGACGCAGGCCTTCGTGGAGGAGGCCACCGCCACCGGCATCGACATCTTCCGCATCTTCGACGCGCTCAACGACGTCGAGCAGATGATCCCGGCGATCCGCGCGGTGCAGGACACCGGAACCGCGATCGCCGAGGTCGCGCTCTGCTACACCGCGGACCTGTCGGATCCGAACGAGAAGCTGTACACGCTGGACTACTACCTGCGGCTGGCCGAGCAGATGGTCACCGCAGGGGCGCACATCCTCTGCGTCAAGGACATGGCCGGACTGCTCCGCCCGCCCGCCGCGGCCACCCTGGTCTCGGCGCTGCGCAAGGAGTTCGACCTGCCGGTGCACCTGCACACCCACGACACCCCCGGTGGCCAGCTCGCCACCTACACCGCCGCGATCGCGGCCGGGGTGGACGCGGTGGACGGCGCGGCCGCGTCCATGGCGGGCACCACCTCGCAGCCCGCGCTGTCCGCGATCGTCGCGGCCACCGACCACACCGAGCGCGAGACCGGTCTGGACCTGCGCGCGGTGTGCGACCTGGAGCCGTACTGGGAGGCGGTGCGGCGGATCTACACCCCGTTCGAGTCCGGCCTGCCCTCGCCGACCGGCCGGGTGTACAGCCACGAGATCCCCGGCGGCCAGCTCTCCAACCTGCGCCAGCAGGCCATCGCACTGGGCCTCGGCGAGAAGTTCGAGCAGATCGAGGCCACCTACGCCGCCGCCGACCGGATGCTGGGCCGCCTGGTCAAGGTGACCCCGTCCTCCAAGGTCGTCGGCGACCTGGCGCTGCACCTGGTCGGCGCCGGGGTCGCGCCGGAGGAGTTCGAGGAGGAGCCGGGCCGTTTCGACATCCCGGACTCGGTGATCGGCTTCCTCTCCGGCGAACTGGGCGACCCGCCCGGCGGCTGGCCGGAACCCTTCCGCACCAAGGCCCTGGCCGGCCGCAAGGAACCGCGCCGGGTAGCCGAGCTGACCGACGACGACCGCCGTGGCCTGGAAACCGACCGCAGGCAGACCCTGAACCGGCTGCTCTTCCCGGCCCCCGCCAAGGAGTTCACCACCCACCGCGAGGCATACGGCAACACCAGCGTGCTCCGCAGCAAGGACTTCTTCTACGGCCTGCGCCCGGGGGAGGAGTACTCGGTCGACCTGGAACCCGGCGTCCGCCTGCTCATCGGCCTGGAGGCCATCGGCGAGGCCGACGACCGCGGCATGCGCACGGTGATGGCCACCCTCAACGGCCAGCTCCGCCCGATCGCGGTCCGCGACCGCTCGGTCGCCGCGGACGTCCCGCAGGCGGAGAAGGCCGACCGCGGCAACGCCGACCACGTGCCGGCGCCCTTCGCCGGCGTGGTCACGCTGACCGTGGGCGAGGGCGACGAGGTGGAGTCCGGCCAGACCGTGGCCACCATCGAGGCGATGAAGATGGAGGCCGCCATCACCTCGCCGAAGGCAGGCACGGTCAAGCGCCTGGCCATCGGCAAGGTCCAGCAGGTCGAGGGCGGGGACCTGCTGATCGAACTCGGCTGA